The DNA window CGTCGCCGGAGCCGTCGGTGGCCGGGTAGGCGTGCCCGGTATCGATCAGCCTCGCGATCAGCTCGTGCATCTCCAGGATGTGCCCGGTGGCCCGCGGCTCGTACGTCGGCGGAAGCACGTTCAGCGCCCGGTACGAGGCGGCCAGCGCCTGCTCGTTGGCGTACGCGATCGACCAGAAGGGACGGCCCTGGTCCATCGCCCGGACCAGGATCTTGTCGTCGATGTCGGTGAGGTTGCGGATGAAGGTGACCTCGAAGCCCGAGGCCAGCAACCAGCGGCGCAGCACGTCGTAGTTGACACCGGAGCGAAGGTGACCGATGTGTGGGGGCGCCTGGAGGGTGAGGCCACACAGGTAGACCCCCACCTTGCCGGCTTCCCGCGGGACGAAGTCCCGCACCGATCGGGTGGCGGTGTCATACAGGCGTAGCGTCACCGTACAAGGGTAGCCGCCCGCGCTTGCCCGGGTCGCCCGGAGCCGGGCCGTGCGCCGCCCCCGCGGCGCGCCCGGGCCGGGGCGGCCGGGAAGTCGGAGTCGGGCCGTACGCTGCCCCTCGTGGACGAGGCGGGACGGCCGGACGCGACGGCGCGCGCGGGCGAGACGGCCCAGACCCTGGACCGTGGGCTGCGACTGCTGCACCTGGTCGCCGACGCGCCGGGCGGGCTCACCGTGACCGAGGCGGCGCACCGGCTGGGCATCGGCCGGGCCGCCGTGTACCGGTTGGCCGGCGCGCTGAGCGGGCACGGCATGGTGCGGCGGGACGCCGACGGTCGGCTGCGCCTCGGCGCGGGCGTGCTGCACCTGGCCCGGCGGGCCCAACCGCTGCTCGCCGAGGGGGCGCTGCCGGCGCTGCGCCGGCTGGCCGAGCAGGCCGGGGCGACCGCGCACCTGACCGTGGTGGAGGGCGGCGAGGGGGTCGCCCTGGCGGTGGTGGAGCCGAGCTGGACGTCGTTCCACGTCGCGTACCGGACGGGAACACGGCACCCGCTGGAGCGCGGGGCGGCCGGACGGGCGATCCTCGCCGGGCGGGCGGGCTCGGGCGGCCCGGTGAACACGACGGGCGAGCTGCAGCCTGGGGCGTACGGGGTGGCCGCGCCGGTGCTCGGCGTACCGGGACTGGAGGCGAGCGTCGGGGTGGTGGCGCTGGCGCCGCTGGACGTCGCCCAGGTAGGCGCCCTCGTGACCGCCGCCGCCACCGACATCGCCACCGCCCTCGCCTAGCCGACGCTCGCCACCGCCCTCGCCCTCGCCCTCGCCTAGCCGACGCTCGCAGCCGGCGCCGCATGTCGGCGACATCGCGGTATCCGGCCGCCCGGGTCAGCCCCACGTCGCCGACATCGCGTCGCCTCTA is part of the Micromonospora olivasterospora genome and encodes:
- a CDS encoding IclR family transcriptional regulator, translating into MDEAGRPDATARAGETAQTLDRGLRLLHLVADAPGGLTVTEAAHRLGIGRAAVYRLAGALSGHGMVRRDADGRLRLGAGVLHLARRAQPLLAEGALPALRRLAEQAGATAHLTVVEGGEGVALAVVEPSWTSFHVAYRTGTRHPLERGAAGRAILAGRAGSGGPVNTTGELQPGAYGVAAPVLGVPGLEASVGVVALAPLDVAQVGALVTAAATDIATALA